Proteins co-encoded in one Campylobacter ornithocola genomic window:
- a CDS encoding ABC transporter ATP-binding protein, with translation MIELKNIEKKYNNKTIIKNINVSFEKGKLTSIIGSNGAGKSTILALASRLMKADSGEVIVKGKNIHSYKENNLAQILSILKQQNNLNIKLTVEELVSFGRFPYSQGKLNIKDKEKINEAIEYMNLQDIKDRFLDTLSGGQKQRAFIAMIIAQDTEYIFLDEPLNNLDMKHSVSIMKIIKNLAKEYNKGIIVVLHDINFASIYSDYIIAMKNGEVIKNGNVDEIINTQVLKNIFNMDIPIHSINNKKICMYFGE, from the coding sequence ATGATAGAACTAAAAAATATTGAAAAAAAATATAATAACAAGACTATTATAAAAAATATTAACGTTAGTTTCGAAAAAGGAAAATTAACCTCTATAATAGGTTCCAATGGGGCTGGAAAAAGTACTATATTAGCTTTAGCAAGTAGATTAATGAAAGCAGATAGCGGAGAGGTTATTGTCAAAGGAAAAAATATTCATTCTTATAAAGAAAATAACTTAGCTCAAATACTTTCTATATTAAAGCAACAAAATAATTTAAATATCAAACTAACAGTAGAGGAATTAGTATCCTTTGGCAGATTTCCTTATTCTCAAGGAAAGTTAAATATCAAAGACAAAGAAAAAATCAACGAAGCTATAGAATATATGAATTTACAAGATATTAAAGACAGATTTTTAGATACTTTAAGCGGAGGACAAAAACAAAGGGCTTTTATCGCAATGATTATTGCACAAGATACAGAATATATATTTTTAGACGAACCATTAAATAATCTTGATATGAAGCATTCGGTTTCAATTATGAAAATTATTAAAAATTTAGCAAAAGAGTATAACAAAGGCATAATAGTTGTTTTACATGATATTAATTTTGCTTCTATTTATTCAGATTATATTATTGCTATGAAAAATGGAGAAGTGATTAAAAATGGTAATGTTGATGAAATTATCAATACGCAAGTCTTAAAAAATATTTTCAATATGGATATTCCTATACATTCTATAAATAATAAAAAAATTTGTATGTATTTTGGAGAATAA
- a CDS encoding iron chelate uptake ABC transporter family permease subunit has product MRKIFYLLIFMVCILSLAYIMIDFDFSMYIFKKRVLELFSIILVSICISVSTIIFQTITNNKILTPSIIGLDSLYILIQTLLVFFLSSGNISVINQEINFFISLSCMIIFTLIFYKILFKSNANIYFILLLGLIFGTLFSSLSLFFEVLIDPNEFMVVQGRMFASFNNIQVELILLSCAMLCFILFLLLKDFKYLDVLSLGRDNAINLGISYDYFVKKNLIFVAILISISTALVGPITFLGLLVVNITYEIAKTYKHAILIPLTILISVFVLISGVFITSKIFHFNTTISVVINFLGGIYFIYLILKGHRI; this is encoded by the coding sequence ATGCGTAAAATATTTTATTTATTGATTTTCATGGTATGTATTTTATCTCTTGCATACATAATGATTGATTTTGATTTTTCTATGTATATTTTTAAAAAAAGGGTTTTAGAGTTATTTTCTATCATATTAGTATCAATTTGCATTTCAGTTTCAACAATTATTTTTCAAACAATTACAAATAATAAAATTTTAACTCCTAGTATTATAGGATTAGACTCTTTGTATATATTAATACAAACTTTATTAGTATTCTTTCTAAGTTCTGGTAATATTAGCGTTATTAATCAAGAAATTAATTTTTTCATCAGTCTTTCTTGTATGATAATTTTTACATTAATATTTTATAAAATTTTATTTAAAAGCAACGCAAATATTTATTTTATATTGCTATTAGGACTTATTTTTGGAACTTTATTTTCTTCTTTATCTTTATTTTTTGAAGTTTTGATTGATCCAAATGAGTTTATGGTAGTACAAGGTCGTATGTTTGCTAGTTTTAATAATATTCAAGTTGAGCTTATTTTATTATCTTGTGCAATGTTGTGTTTTATCTTATTTTTACTATTAAAAGATTTTAAATATTTAGATGTCTTATCACTAGGGAGAGATAATGCTATCAATTTGGGAATTTCCTATGATTATTTTGTTAAAAAAAATCTTATTTTTGTAGCTATTTTAATATCTATTAGCACAGCTTTGGTTGGTCCTATTACTTTTTTAGGTCTTTTAGTTGTAAATATCACTTATGAAATAGCTAAAACATACAAACACGCAATTTTAATCCCTCTTACAATACTTATTAGCGTTTTTGTCTTGATAAGTGGAGTTTTTATTACCTCTAAAATATTTCATTTTAATACAACCATTAGTGTGGTTATAAATTTTCTAGGTGGAATTTATTTTATATATTTGATACTAAAAGGACATAGAATATGA
- a CDS encoding ABC transporter permease, with translation MMIKYFFRLNLLIPMLIFLSLVSLFIGVKDISMFNIMSLTQEEMEILTIVRLPRLISIIITGMSLSICGLIMQQLTQNKFVSPTTAGTMDCAKFGILICMLFFSGFNFIYQIFIAFIFTLIGSVIFIQILQKIKLKEIVFVPLVGLMFGGVINSITTFFAYENNMIQNIQGWLQGNFSSIMIGNYEILFISIPIFIIAYFFANKITIVGMGKDVSLNLGVSYNTILYIGLIIVSIVVSIVVLTIGVIPFLGLVIPNIVSIYKGDNLKAVLFYTAILGAAFLLVCDILSRTIIHPFEIPINLTVGIIGGVLFVWILLRKKTNA, from the coding sequence ATTATGATTAAATATTTTTTTAGACTTAATCTTTTAATACCTATGCTAATATTTCTTTCTTTAGTTAGTCTTTTTATAGGTGTTAAAGACATTTCTATGTTTAATATCATGTCTCTAACTCAAGAAGAAATGGAAATTTTGACAATTGTTAGACTGCCAAGATTAATTTCTATTATCATTACAGGTATGAGTTTGAGTATATGTGGTTTGATTATGCAGCAACTTACTCAAAATAAATTTGTATCTCCTACAACTGCTGGAACAATGGATTGTGCTAAATTTGGAATTTTAATTTGTATGTTGTTTTTTAGTGGATTTAATTTTATTTATCAAATTTTTATAGCTTTTATTTTTACTCTTATTGGTAGTGTTATTTTTATCCAAATACTTCAAAAAATAAAGCTAAAAGAAATTGTTTTTGTTCCTTTAGTTGGGTTAATGTTTGGGGGTGTCATTAACTCTATTACAACTTTTTTTGCTTATGAAAACAATATGATACAAAATATTCAAGGCTGGTTGCAAGGTAATTTTTCATCTATTATGATAGGAAATTATGAAATATTATTTATAAGTATTCCTATTTTTATCATTGCTTATTTTTTTGCTAATAAAATCACTATTGTTGGTATGGGTAAGGATGTTTCTTTAAATTTAGGTGTTTCATATAATACTATTTTATATATAGGGTTAATCATAGTTTCTATTGTAGTTTCTATTGTAGTTTTAACAATAGGAGTGATACCTTTTTTAGGTCTTGTTATACCAAATATAGTTTCAATATATAAAGGTGATAATTTAAAAGCCGTCCTTTTTTATACTGCAATACTTGGGGCTGCGTTTTTACTGGTATGTGATATTTTATCAAGAACTATTATCCATCCATTTGAAATCCCTATAAATTTAACTGTTGGTATTATTGGAGGTGTTTTATTTGTTTGGATTTTACTAAGAAAGAAAACAAATGCGTAA
- the flgA gene encoding flagellar basal body P-ring formation chaperone FlgA has protein sequence MFFIKIILVLLLNSFMFASNFDEVKLALIREFKTNYPQLEIISLDLNTQSSLPVDFNQYIFLKLGNHNFDKADGFIKAEFKTPEQHKKNIFFKYFLKAKLEVLQSTRPISRNENLSPASFKILKIPFDKAPQGVLKKDEIVNLVAKSNIRENMILKYNMFKTKTLIQRNDSVYGVIKDGDLSMIIELKALQSGNLNQRIRLKNKDGKVVHGKVISKNYVELK, from the coding sequence TTGTTTTTTATAAAAATTATTTTAGTTTTACTTTTAAATTCTTTTATGTTTGCTTCAAATTTTGATGAAGTAAAACTAGCTTTGATTAGAGAATTTAAGACAAATTATCCGCAGTTAGAAATTATTTCTTTAGATCTTAACACTCAATCAAGTCTACCAGTAGATTTTAATCAATATATTTTTTTAAAATTAGGTAATCATAACTTTGACAAAGCTGATGGTTTTATCAAAGCTGAATTTAAAACTCCAGAACAACATAAAAAAAATATATTTTTTAAATATTTTTTAAAAGCAAAATTAGAAGTTTTACAAAGCACACGTCCTATTTCGCGTAATGAAAATTTAAGTCCTGCTAGTTTTAAAATTTTAAAAATTCCATTTGATAAAGCTCCACAAGGTGTGTTAAAAAAAGATGAAATTGTAAATTTAGTTGCAAAAAGTAATATTAGAGAAAATATGATTTTAAAATATAATATGTTTAAAACAAAAACTCTTATACAAAGAAATGATTCTGTTTATGGGGTTATTAAAGATGGTGATTTGAGTATGATTATAGAATTAAAAGCCTTGCAAAGTGGAAATTTAAATCAAAGAATTAGACTTAAAAATAAAGATGGAAAAGTTGTGCATGGAAAAGTTATTAGTAAAAATTACGTGGAGCTTAAATGA
- a CDS encoding UbiX family flavin prenyltransferase: MRKILVGISGASSCELGFMLLENLKEKADIFAIVTKNARISFTKENSLLENIDFMGFIKEKFDLCHVKFLDNEDISQNVASGSFGIETTFITPCSINTLAKISCGISDNLLTRAAGVALKERKKLILGVREMPYSTLNLEQMTKLSSYGVIIAPPVMASYAKVDNLKKLYEFIIGKWLDLANIEHNLYQRWQNG; this comes from the coding sequence ATGAGAAAAATTTTAGTAGGAATTAGTGGAGCTAGTTCTTGTGAATTGGGTTTTATGTTGTTGGAAAATTTAAAAGAAAAAGCAGATATTTTTGCTATTGTAACTAAAAATGCTAGAATTAGCTTTACAAAAGAAAATTCACTTTTAGAAAATATAGATTTTATGGGTTTTATAAAAGAAAAATTTGATCTTTGTCATGTAAAATTTTTAGATAATGAAGATATTAGTCAAAATGTAGCAAGTGGTTCTTTTGGTATAGAAACAACTTTTATCACACCTTGTTCTATTAATACTTTAGCTAAAATTTCTTGTGGAATTAGTGATAATTTACTTACAAGAGCTGCAGGAGTGGCTTTGAAAGAGCGTAAAAAGCTTATACTTGGAGTAAGAGAAATGCCCTACTCTACTTTAAATTTAGAGCAAATGACTAAACTTTCTAGTTATGGTGTTATCATTGCTCCTCCTGTAATGGCAAGTTATGCTAAGGTTGATAATTTAAAAAAATTATATGAATTTATCATAGGAAAATGGCTTGATCTAGCAAATATTGAGCATAATTTATACCAAAGATGGCAAAATGGCTAG